A window of Gorilla gorilla gorilla isolate KB3781 chromosome 5, NHGRI_mGorGor1-v2.1_pri, whole genome shotgun sequence genomic DNA:
AGGCTGAAAGAACAGTAATAATTTGCCTCTCATAGGCCGGGCGTggcgactcacgcctgtaatctcaacactttgggaggccgaggcgggcagatcacctgaggtcaggagttcaagaccagcctggccaacttggtgaaaccccatctctactaaaaatacaaaaattagcccagagtggtggtgggcacctgtagtcccagctactcaggaggatgaggtaggaaaatcgcttgaactcaggaggtggaggttgcactaagccacaatggtgccactgcacttcagcctgggcgacagagactctgtctccaaaacaaaaacaaaactgagagtCTATgtccattcattccacaaatctTTATCAAGCACCTGCTACATGCTGGGCATTGAACTAGGTGCTGGGAAAACATCAGTGAAGTAAATATGGTGCCCACATTTTTGGAGGGTTGTGGGAGAGGCAACTGTATAGAGTAAGTCAGGTGATAGTACATGTTATGAAGAAATGTAGCACAGTAAGTGGGAAAGAGACACATGGGATGGGGTAGGGAGGGGCTGTTTCACACCCGTTGgtagggaaggcctctctgatgcCTTCTGAGCAAGAAAGGAAGCTGGTGAATAGCTGGAGTAAGAATATTCTAGGTGGAAGGCACAGTGAGTGCAAAGGCCCCGAGGCTGGAGTGTGCTGTCTGTGTTAGGGGGAACAAAAGGAAGACAGCGTGGCTGCAGCAGAGGGAGGCGGAGAGGACAAAATGGTTAGAAAGCAGATCAGAGGGTGACAGGGGACTGGGTTATTTAGCAGCTGGCATGCCGTGGTAAAGACTTGGGATTTCTACCCTGAGTGTGGTGGGGAGCCCTGGCAGGTGAGGACCGTAGTAGAGGAGGGACTTGATCTGACTCAGGTTTCAacaggagccctctggtggctgGGCGGAGAACTGACTGTAAAGGGAACACAGTGGCATGGGGAGGCCAGTCAGGAACTGCTACTGCAATAGCCTGGGCAAGAGATGGTGATGGCCTGGGCcagggaggtggcaggggaggttATATGAAGTTGTTGGATATGGATCTATATTGAAGGGTGGGCTGATGGGGAGTGGTGAGGAGTTAGATTCAggctgagagaaagagaggaccTAAGGATGCCTGCTGGGTCTTTAACTTGAGCAATGGAAGGGTAGAGGTGGCAAAGACTGGGGGGTTAGGGCAAGGTATACGGGAGAAAATCAGGAGTGTGGATTGGGATATACTccccaatttttatttatttatttatttatttatttatttatttatttatttatttgagatggagttttgctcttgctgcccaggctgcggtatagtgacgtgatctcagctcactgcaacctctacctcccaggttcaagcaattctccagcctcagcctcctgagtaactgggattacaggcacctgctaccatgcccggttaatttttgtatttttagtagagaggaggtttcaccatgttggccagactggtcttgaactcctgacctcaggtgatccacccacctcagcctcccaaagtgctggcattacaggcgtgagccaccatgcccggctacactcccacattttaagaaaattaaaaaaaatttttttacatcaGTTGGATGCGGtggcacacctgtattcccagctactcaggaggctgaggtgggaggatcgcttgagcccagaagttcaaggctgcagtgaactatgattgcaccactgcattccagcctgggtgacagagtgcaaccctgtctctaaaaatcaaataaaagtaGAGACATCCTGAGTGAGACCCTGAGAGAATCTGAGTCAGAGAACCAGGTGAGCTGTGTCTGGACTCCTGACCACAGAAACTAAGACAGAATAAATGTACTGTCTTAAGCTGCtaattttggggtaatttgttatgcagtaatAGATAACTAGTACAtgtcacatctctacaaaaatgtctCTACAACAGTTAACCACCCAAAAACATATCctgactgggtatggtggctcatgcctataatctcagcactctgggaagccaaggtgggaggatagcctgaggccaggagttcaagaccagcctgggcaacatagggagacccccatattgtattaaaaaaaaaaaaaaaagagttgtgtaggagaggatctgcttccaagctccctCATGGGGCTGTTGGTAGGATTCCGTTCCTCACGGGCTCTTGGTTAGCGACCTCTGCTCCTGGCAGTGTGAGCCTTTCCATAAAGATACTTTCAACATGATAGCCAGCTTCCCTCAGAGAGCGGGCAGCACTGACGTCATCATCTTCTGTAACCTAATCTTGGAAAGGACAACCCATCGCTTTTGCTATGTTCTCTTTGCTAGAAGAGGATCACTGGGTCCTGCCGACATCTAAGAAGAGGTGATGAATGTGACTATCAGTTCGCAGAGATCTCTGGGAACCATGTTAGAGCTGGCTACCACATCAAGGAAGCAACTGCATAAACAAAGCCAGGGTTTAGGGGAGAAGTCCAGGCTGAAGATGTATATGGGGCTTATTAGTGATGGGTCTGGACCAGGTGAGCTGGGAGCGAGTGAGACAGAGAACAAGACCAAGACTGTGCCAAGGGCACTCCGGTGTTTGGAAGTCAGGAAGATGAGGAGAggccagcaaaggagactgaggagAAGGGGCCAGTGCGGCAGGGGAGGGATGGAGACGGAGGCAGAGGGGCTGCCAGAGAAACCTGTTGGCAGGAGAGAGGGATCAGCAGTCAAAAGCCACTGCAGGACAGGTCAGCAAAGGTGGAGAACTGACCACCGGCTTGAGCAGTGTGGAGATCACCTTGACAAGAGCAGTCCCAGTGGGGCGGTGGGGGTGAAACCTAACTGGATGGGTTCTAGAAAGAACAGGAGAGCAGGAAGTAAAGGCAGAAGCAACCATGCTTTTGAGGAGTCTTTGTATAGAGGATAGTACAACCTTGCGTTTGAGTGTCTTAAACTTTCTCAACTAAAGTAACTCTCAGCTGAGGTGATTCCTGGAACTCTGCTTCCCCCTACGCTTCTTCAACACACAGGTCTCCAGTTCCCCAATGTTGCCCAGGTCTACCTCCCACCCTAGCGACCTCAACCGGGATGGGGAATCAGAACCCAGAAGTTGGcccatgttttatattttgtgtttctgGTACTAGCAAGTCACAATCAGACAAGGCATGCCTTGTGAGACtggggcagagacacacacattaGCTCCCAGTCATCAGCTGGAAGCTCCGTAAATCCTGAACAGCCACCCTTGGAGGATCAGGTTTAGGAGCCAACAGCTCTAAGCAAAAGCTTATTACTGACTGCCATCTTGTGGTCATTTGGGGAACTGGCCTAGGTTTAAATCCGTGGTGGAAAGAGTTGAGTGAATTGTAGGATAGTACCTGGCACTGAGTGTTCAGTAAAAGCCAGCGACTGTCATTACTATGCTCATGGTTTGGAAGAGTatggccaaaacaaacaaacaaacaaacatgtctCTTGACTTCACTCCCAACATTTTTCAAGGGAAAAGGAACTACCCTAAAAGGAGGTGTTCCTTTTTATCTTCGTAAAAGTAAGAATGAATCAGGGAGCCGACTTTCGTGTATGAAGTCAGATGATGAGATGCAAGTCCTGCTCTTGCTACCATGTGACCTTGATCTCATCACTGAAGCCCAGTGAGTCTCAGTTTCGTCAAACCATAAAATAGGAGCATTAGGATGAAGACTGCACAACTGGTGAATGTGAAGAGTTCTCAGGAAAAGCGGCGCTCCTGGTTCAAGGCAGGGGCCTGCCAGCTCTCAACACAGGGCTTGTTGCTTTACAATAGTGTCTCTCAACTAGGGGCAACTTtgcccccccaccacccccaccccatgggATGTTTGACAATGCCTGGAGATATTTTGGggggttctttttgtttttcaaagggttggtccttgtttttgttttgtctgtttgtttgagacagagtctcgctctgtcacccaggctgcagtgcagtggcgcgatctcagctcactgcaagctccgcctcccaggttcaggccattctcctgcctcagcctcctgagtatctgggaccacaggcacctgctaccacgcctggcaaattttttgtatttttagtagagacggggtttcactgtgttagccaggatggtctcgatctcctgacctcttgatctgcctgcctcggcctcccaaagtgctgggattacagccgtgagccactgaacccagccctgtttgtgtatgtgtgtgtgtgtgtgtgtgtgtgtgtgtgtgtgtgtgtgtgtgtggtttttttttttttttttttgagatggagtctcactctgtcccccaggctggagtgcagtggcaccatctcagctcactgccacctccgcctcccgggttcaagcgattctcctgcctcagcctcccgaatagctgggattacaggcacccaccaccacgcccggctaatttttgtatttttagtagagaacgggtttcaccatgctggccagtcttgtcttgaactcctgacctcaagtgatccacctgccttggcctcccaaagtgctgggattgcaggcgtaagaCACCATGCTGGGCCAATAGGCTAGTCTTGAGCCAGCCATACATAGTTATTGAAATGGAAATTagctaaaaaagaataaaatttaaaatttggttaCTGGGTTGTAATAGCCACATTCCAAGTGCTCAGTCGCCACACATAGCTAGTAGCCAGCACAGATAGAGGACATTTCCATCAGCACAGGAAGTTCTACTGGACAACACTGCTCCAAAGGACTCAGCAGAACCGGCATCTGTGGGCCAACCCATAAAGGAAGAACTAGAAACTAAGGAAGTGCAGAGGAGAGGGGACAGTGAGAGGCAAAAACAGACACCAGTGAGATGGTTAAGTAAGCACAAGGCCACATGTCATTAACTGCTAAAACAAGTCACACAacacatctgtaaaataattgATCCGCACCACCTGCCCTCTCCCGAGAATCGTTCCTCAGTGCATAAAACTCAAAAGCCCTGACAAACCAAGCAGCATCAACAGAAGACAGGCAGGGTAGGGAGGGTTCCATTGTTGAGGAGCACCATTCCCTCCCACCTTTCCTGGCATCTGGCATGGTTCAGTTTAACTTCCGGTACAACATTCCCAGATGGACAGGTAGTCATGAGTTCACTGCAATGGTGGAGCAGAGCCTGTGGCGGCGTTTCCTGCCCACAGTCTGGGATTCCTTGTAAAGGTTGTATGCATGCTTGACGATGAAGGGCAGACAGAAAAAGTGCAGGAGCATGTGTGAGATTTGGAAGATCCAGTGCAAGTAACTCAGCGTCTTGAAGTGATCTTTGATGATCCCGTTGAGGAGCAGGACTATGGAGAAGTTGATGAGCTCGTAAGTGATGATCCACATGGCATAGATCAGCAGCCCCATGTAGATATTCTTGTGGATACAATAAAGGAGGAAGCagctgatgatgatggtggtgagggAGAGGCCAGTGCTGATATTAGCCCTGTGGAACAGGGTCCAAGTGACTAGCTCCGACTTTGAGTCCACGTAGATGCTGAACTTGGCCTCACAGCAAATGTGTGTCTTCTGGTTCAGGTCAAAGATGAAGAACTGGGTGGTATTAAGGACAGAGAAGATGCCCACCATGAGGGAGAACATCCTGGCAGTCATTTTATACTTGTTTTACCAGAGCACCTCCTGCAGGAAGAAAATCATACAGACACGTGACAAGATGGCAGAGGTAGCCTTAGACAAATCCCCCAAGTCACTAGATATAAATCAGAGAGCTAAGAGCAATGATGGTGTGTGGACAGGCAATAGGCTGGAAGTTAAGGGACATGGGGTCTGGCCCCTGCTCTGGCCTAACTTGCTAGATGTGACCACATCATTGGGAAATGAATGTATCACTGGCCTGGGACTTCCTAAGTAGCTTCCAATTCTGCTGTTCCAGCTTCAGCTTTGCTTTAAAGTGGCAAAAAGAGTGCTCCTGTTGATGTAGGTTTGTGGGAATTCAGAGGTTCCTGTATTGAGAATAACGATGGTATGAACGAAGCTCCTATCTGGGGAGTTTGCTTCTCTGAAGTCAGAAAACTCTCATGGCTCCTCAAGGGCTTGGAATCATCCCTGACATCCTCTGCCCCCGCTACTCTTTCCTTCCAAGTCCTTAGAAATTTCCCTGATTTGCTCCCTGGGCATGGCCCAGCCTTGTCCCAAGTCACAGGGTTTGGCCAGCAGGAATGGAATGGGTAAAGGTTTATGGATCCAGGCAAGACTCTGCCCAGGGCCAAGATGCCTTAACAATAAGCCACCATTGTGCAGGTGAAGGCCCAGCAGGCAGACCTCCAGCTGCAACCTAGGTTACACCTGAGCTCTAGAGGTCAACTCACGGCAGGGAGCAGGAACCTGGTGCTCCAGCCTGCTGCTGAGGgcatgttgataatgggggaccTAAGGCTGGAGTAGGCTGGGCGTACAGCGCAAACGTTCCTCCACAACCTGAATCTTCTTACTGGCTCCCAATTCAGAGGACTCCTGAGCAAACCTCTCTCCTCATCATTCACTACACTGGCGAGCTACCTCTGTTGTGGGGCAAAGGAAGGGGCACAGTCACACATTAGGAGAACACAGGGCTGTCCTCAGCCTGACGAATGTCCAATGGGGGACAACTTGTTGGAAGCCTGACCTGGCCTCTCTCTGAGGTGACCAGAATGGGTCCTGTCCAgccaggcagagcacagacaggCTGCCACTAGCCTCCCTCCAGCCCTCTCCTCTTCACTCACTGGATCAACTCCAAATACAGTAAAATATACAGAATGTAAAATTCACCACTTTAGCCCTTTTTGAATGTgcaattcagtgacattaagtacattcacgttGTCGTGCAAGCATATcgctatccatctccagaacttcctttctctctctctctctctttcaacagagtcttgctctgtcacccaggctggagtgcagtggtacgatcttggatcactgcaacctctgcctcccaggatgaagcgattctcatgcctcagcctcccaagtagctgggattacaagcgtgcgccagcatgcccagctaatttttgtatttttagtagagacaggtttcaccatgttggccaggctggtcttgaacccctgaccacaagtgatctgcccacctcggcctcccaaagtgctgggattacaggcgtgagccaccatgcctggccatcttcagaactttttcatcatccccaccaaaatctctGTACCCATTATAAACATCAACTCCCCATTCTCCTCTTCCCCCACTCCCTACTAACCATTTTTCttgctgtctctatgaatttgcctgctCTAGGTGTcccacataagtggaatcatacatttGTCCTTTGGtatctggcttacttcacttagcataatgttttccagaTTCATCCCAAATATTCTTATACTTTATTCCCCACCATCCTCCCAACCCTGTGTGACTCCAGATACGCAAAACTCTCAGTGCACCCTAGAACCTGGAGGGCCCAAGAGGGAGGCAGTGTGTTGTCTGGTGGGTAGCTGCACTGATGCTTCCCCGTCTGCACCAACGAAACCTCACCTCTGCCCGGTTCACAGCGCAGCTTCCAGAGCAGCCACTACCCATGGGGTACTCACCTGAATTGTCTAAAAATAAGGCCCTGAACCACAcagttttcttcctttgctttATATCTATGTTGTGAGTTTCAAAGAAATGTCTGTATAAACCCCACTGGTTCCACAGCTCTGCTGCCCCAGCCTTGGTCTCCACCCTCGGCACCTCTCTCCTGGGTCACTATAATAATGGCCTAACTTCTCTTTCTGCCACTAGCCAAGGTCCTCTGGTACATTCTATTCATTCAACACTCACTCAGCAGACATCTATTGTGTATCTACTAGGTGCTGGGGGCTGAGCTTGGCACTGGAGACAGACAGGTAAATATGCTAGTGTGGAAGCtagacaaataaaaaaacaaatgaatacaaattgtttttaattaagagaaaagaaaacttgaggcaggcggatcccgaggtcaggagttcaagaccagtctagccaacatggtgaaaccccatctctactaaaaatacaaaaattagctgggcatggtggcacgcgccaactacctgggaggctgaggcagcagaattgcttaaTCAggacccgggaggtagaggttgcagtgagctgatatcacaccactgtactccagcctgggctgcagagcgagactccgtctcaaaaaaaaaaaaagaaaagaaaagaaaaaaggaaacttacAATGCAACGTGATAAATATGACAGAGGAAGAGATGGCTCAGTGTTGTCATGATGTAACAGTGAGAGAGATGAAAAATCATTGGATGAGAATCAGGGGAGGCTTTCTGGAGTAGGCAATAGCTGAGCTTGGGTCTTCAAAGACATGGGCATTAACTAGGCAGAAAAAGGAGGGACTTCACCCTCAGCAAAGGAGACAACACAAAGGGGTAGGCACAGGGATAGGCAAAAGCCATTTTGGAAACAGCAAGTTTGCCTTGGCTTGAGCAGAGGGGGAGGCTGTATATGTTGGCAGGGGCCAGATCAGGAAGGATCCTTACCTGCTACCAGCCATGTGGATGTTTCGCTGAAAGGCAAAGGAGAGGTTcttcagggtgtgtgtgtgtgtgtgtgtgtgtgtttgtgtgtgagagacagagagagagacagacagacagacagacagacagacagacataatcatatttgcattttatttatttatttatttttgagacaaagtctcgctctgttgcccaggctggagtgcagtggtgcaattatggctcactgcaacctccatctcccaagttcaagcaattctcctgcctcagcctcccgagtagctgggattacaggtgcctgccactataccCGCCTAATTttggtagttttagtagagaaggggtctcaccatgttggccaggctggtcttgaactcctgacctcaagtgacccgcccgctttggcctccaaaagtattgggattacagacgtgagcccctgcgcctggcccgatttgcattttagaaaaatctttCTTGCTGCTGTGAGGGCCATGGGTCAGAAAGGGAGCAAAGGTGGAGGTAGGCAGAGCAGTTGAGAGGCTATGGAAGGAAATAAGGTGAAGTAAGGCAGCAGAGGGATGTTGGGGGACAGATTTGGGGCCTGGGGCTGTGGAAGAAGGAGTCTGGGATGAGCACCCGGATGGAGGACAGCCCATCCTCTGAGGTGAGGAGCACAGGGGCAGGAGAGCACTTAGGATGGGAGCGGGGAAGACAATGACGAGGACAGCTTGCCAAATGGTGAGTGCTGTGGTTTGACtgtccccttcaaaattcatgttgaaacttaatccctaatgcAACAGCATTAAAagatggggcctttaggaggtgattaaatcataggggcagagccctcatgaatggaataaGTGATCTTATAAAGGGACAGGAGGGAACTAGCTAGTTTCTTTTGCCTCTccatcccttctgccatgtaaggacagTGTTTGCACCATCTTAGAAGCAAAGAGAgcaggcccttaccagacaccaaacctactggcaccttgatattgaacttctagcctccaaaagtgtgagaaaataaatctcagctctttataaattactcagttatTATAGCAGCAGtgggtgactcacacctgtactcccagcactttaggaggctgaggcaggtggatcacccaaggtcaggaattcaataccagcctgaccaacatggggaaaccccgtctctactaaaaatacaaaaattagccaggcatggtggcctgtgcctgtaatcccagctatttaggaggctgaagctggagaatcgcttaaacccgggaggcgggggttgcagtgagccgaggtcgcaccactgcactctggcctgggcgacagagccagactcggtctcaaaaataaaaaatgtgcttCAGACAGTCTCTGGACCTGAATGCAAAGTGATGTCTGTTTATTTGTGATAGTATGTAATCACATACTGTCTTATATGATTGGCTAATTGATTCATAAACAATAATTTACTTTCTTCCACTAAACTACAAAATTCTCATAGTCATTCATATCTTATacatttttgtatacagtatatacacaATGTTCAGTACAGTGTTCACACTACAGATTACAGCACAGCAACAGAtacagaagtatgtttaacatatATCTTTGATTAAGGAAGTGCCTTTCACACTCCTTGACAAATTTGGAAAGGGTGGGGAAATTCAAGACATAAATTGAAGGatgaattttctctatttttattctttttcttatctgGCATAAAACAGAAGACACAGTGGGGAAATCATAGCACAAACCCACCCCAGGGCCAACAGTATCCTTTGTGCTGCAAAAATCTGGTATAAATACAGATTTGCTTATCCCAGGGTTAAATTAAAGAGTTGTGGGTTGAAGGCTAATGAAGATGCCAGGAAAAAAGGATTGCCCTACTGCAGTTCAGCTTCATCTTATTCCATTCATTTTGACCAATCAGGTGGTAGAAAGGTGGAGTTCACAGAAGGTTTGATAAATCACAATATCCTTTAACTAAATACCTCAATGAGCAGGATGTTCCAGTTGTGATTATAATCACATTTTCTCTCCATGTTCTCCTGAAAGAGTGGCAGTAGGGTCTCTACTTGCAGAACTGCTAAGCAaaagtggggggaaaaaaaggaaatagaactaCCCTGGGAATCTGAGAGACCTACCTCTCAGGGGAAAGAAA
This region includes:
- the TMEM217B gene encoding putative transmembrane protein 217B produces the protein MTARMFSLMVGIFSVLNTTQFFIFDLNQKTHICCEAKFSIYVDSKSELVTWTLFHRANISTGLSLTTIIISCFLLYCIHKNIYMGLLIYAMWIITYELINFSIVLLLNGIIKDHFKTLSYLHWIFQISHMLLHFFCLPFIVKHAYNLYKESQTVGRKRRHRLCSTIAVNS